In Anopheles arabiensis isolate DONGOLA chromosome 2, AaraD3, whole genome shotgun sequence, the genomic window CGTTTCGAGTATACGCCGAAAAAGGTGTGCGAAGATTTGCGCAAATTCCTGATCGCGATCAGTGCCAAAAGTGTTTCCATCATTGGGCACGATCTGGGAGCAACGATTGGGTAAGGCCGAGAATTGTTTCCTGGACCTTCTATCTCAGTGTTTAATGGttttgatttatgttttttttttaccactaGATGGCTGTTTGCCCACACCAACCCTGAAATGGTGGACAAGTTTGTAAGCGTTTCGACACCCCACCCGAATCTGCTGTGGGACAATCTTCCGAAAAGTTCACCCTTCAACCGAAACTGGTTAGAATTTGTACAggtatgaaaaacaaaattaattttttcttaaatccACAATTGAATGAcattttttcttcccattctCCAGCTACCAATGTTGCCCGAGATGGAGCTAAAGCACACGGCCGACAAACTGCTGCGCCGCTGTCACTCTCACGTTACAAAGGAAAAACTCTACTTATCCGGCACGAACGGCACACTGACGAACAACCTGATGGAGGCGTATCTGTACAGCTTCTGCCAAACGGACGACTGGCGGGGACCGCTAAACTACTATCGCAACTTTCTGTTCTACCGTGTGCGCGATGGCGAGATCCTGCAGTGCCCGTGTCTGATCATAACGGGGAACGACGATCGGTTTTACAAGCTCGAGTCGGTAGTGAAGAGCTCAGAGTTTTGCGAGAACTTCATTATAAAAATCATCGAGCAGTGTGGCCGAGCACCGCACCAGGAGATGGCGGCCGAGTTTAACAGCACGCTGCTAAAATTTTTAATAGGTAAATGATGAAAACCATGTAAAATCAACGGCTGAGAGTTTCAATGGAGGAATGCAAATTTGGTttctatcctttttttgtcttgcAGGTAAAAAGTTCTCACAAAAACCCACCGAAGTGCAGCCGGCGCAAGCGCGAGGTCTGGTGGGTCGTATGTTTGGAGGCATTGGAACCGTTGCAAACAACACCGTAAAGCTGGGCAATAATCTACGAGAAACGTACGCGTTTGCAAATCCGCTCAGTAATGTTCCAAACTTTATGATAAAAGGATaagtatgtgtgtctgtgtcgttTTTGTGCTACTACTTCTTCACCacttcaaacacacaaaaagagcaGAGGTCTCTGGAACCTGTTGCGCTCAGAATTAGTCATTAAATGGTGTGCTCCATACGCTGTACaatatttaacataaaatcATGTGCAAAGTGTTTCCAGCTATGACTaagagtatgtgtgtgagtgtgtgagtgtgtgcgtgtatataAATTAAGTATCATACATTGACCTCCATTGCTCAGAAAATAACTTAATAAGTTTAATTATATCGGAACGCAAATAAAGTATCTACGTGTTTTGTAAGTCTTcttgtaaaaatgtattttatcaACCGCCAGCTCTcccaaaataatcaaaacaaacttcTGACTGTATTTGTTCCGAAACGATGACAAAAGACTGCTGCTCTTAATAGCGCAAATAAAGATTATCAAGTATTTGGAGGCAAAGTAAAGACATCCCATATTGTGTATTTAAAAGCGGAAACCGTGAAAGATGCCATGCAGGATCTTTTGGTCTCCGTTGGTCATTTTTATCGATATTGCTTCGGACGACTCATCTCCCtgtaaaccctgtaaagacATGAGCACAGGGATGGTGAAGATCGTGTGGGAACAAGCTAAAGAGGAAAGATTCCCCAAATAAACCGTTTAGGTCTAGATAATGGCTTCCCAAAAGACGGAACTGTTGCTTTGTGTAGTCCTAAAATGTTATCATTTTGTCATCCAAGCGTTCATTTAGGAATGGCATTTTCGATTATACCGACACCGTTTGACAGTTCGGTATAAAACAGCTCAAcataaacaataacattgtCAAACACATGCATGTGCGACCAAATTTCTGTTGGCGCAGTTCAGTTCAGCTGTAAAGATGGTAAGAATCCTCTTCTGTACTCATAATCTTATTGTCGAGCTAAGTATCCGTTCCTTTTTAGCCTAAGCAAACCATTCTCAAAGAGTTAGCCAAATGCAAACATCCTAAAAGTAGGAAAACACTAGCCCTTACCCGTAAGGTCAAAAAGTAAGTACGCGGACCATACGTCCTGCCATGCCAAGAATTGCCTGCTACCAATCGACACTATTATATCTTCTTCCGCAGAATCAACAAccgagagaaaacaaaactgggACACGCAGCAAAGGCCAATATCGTCGGTAAAAAGCTGGCATGGTTTGCGGAACGGCTGCTGGAACGGCAGGACCCGCTGATGCCGGGCGAGTATGAAGCGCTGGTGGATGAGTACCTGCAGCGGTTCGATCAAGAGCTGGAACAAATCAAGATCGTACAATCCATCGGCAAGCATCGCGCGACGCAACACGCTGCACGCGAGGCAGTGATCAAAACTACCATCGAAACGGAAAAGCTTAACTTCAACACCGGAGGCGGCATCGAGCTGCCCGATCTGTGCGATACGGTTAACTTTAAGCTGTTTCAAGAGTGGGACGGCAGTGCGGCAAGCATACAGCATTTGAAGCTAAAGTTCATTTCGAGAAAAGCGCTCAAAACAAGCGCCGCCAAGAAGGAGCCCGAGACAGAGAAAATGATGGAATAACACAATTCAGGTAGCAAC contains:
- the LOC120893724 gene encoding epoxide hydrolase 4-like — its product is MGSQKRDYDVLEIVPKWEITKIYLRCLLANLTILLKWLYESVKCKVNPTAIMRRTIERTDFPNKPPIFMTDTNLGRHSYVKLENTKLHFVEAGSRSNPIVLLLHGFPDCWFGWRYQIPELTHYFHVIALDLKGFNDSDKPHWRFEYTPKKVCEDLRKFLIAISAKSVSIIGHDLGATIGWLFAHTNPEMVDKFVSVSTPHPNLLWDNLPKSSPFNRNWLEFVQLPMLPEMELKHTADKLLRRCHSHVTKEKLYLSGTNGTLTNNLMEAYLYSFCQTDDWRGPLNYYRNFLFYRVRDGEILQCPCLIITGNDDRFYKLESVVKSSEFCENFIIKIIEQCGRAPHQEMAAEFNSTLLKFLIGKKFSQKPTEVQPAQARGLVGRMFGGIGTVANNTVKLGNNLRETYAFANPLSNVPNFMIKG
- the LOC120893728 gene encoding translation machinery-associated protein 16 homolog — encoded protein: MPKQTILKELAKCKHPKSRKTLALTRKVKKINNREKTKLGHAAKANIVGKKLAWFAERLLERQDPLMPGEYEALVDEYLQRFDQELEQIKIVQSIGKHRATQHAAREAVIKTTIETEKLNFNTGGGIELPDLCDTVNFKLFQEWDGSAASIQHLKLKFISRKALKTSAAKKEPETEKMME